From a region of the Roseivirga sp. 4D4 genome:
- a CDS encoding four helix bundle protein — protein sequence MRDFKKLKIWQSGIQLVEQVYQVTNTFPNAEKFGLTSQMTRAAVSIPSNIAEGGARNSQKEYKRFLEIALGSAFELET from the coding sequence ATGAGAGACTTCAAGAAGTTGAAGATTTGGCAAAGTGGGATCCAGTTAGTAGAACAGGTTTACCAAGTCACAAATACGTTTCCTAATGCCGAGAAGTTTGGGTTGACAAGTCAAATGACAAGAGCAGCAGTTTCTATTCCATCAAATATCGCGGAAGGAGGCGCTAGGAACAGCCAAAAGGAATATAAGCGTTTTCTAGAAATAGCACTTGGTAGCGCTTTTGAGTTGGAAACTTAG
- a CDS encoding 2'-5' RNA ligase family protein encodes MLESNSLYYYLIVINPSDHVSKEVRWIKSEFAERYGRYKSLYSLPHITITNFFQSLDRNDRILECIADTVSTIPAFDVSLSGFDFFDSNNTLFIDIEDKTSLVSLYSSLWCELYLNWVPLSFFKSTYIPHLTIGRTLSSRQFIASQNEFYRRSYRNSFKAKSLTVLGKNSLMAKWDCIADFPFKQSHIN; translated from the coding sequence ATGTTGGAGTCAAACAGTCTATACTATTATTTAATAGTTATAAACCCTTCTGACCATGTCAGTAAAGAAGTAAGATGGATTAAGTCAGAATTTGCAGAGCGGTATGGTAGGTACAAGAGTCTTTATTCTCTTCCTCACATAACCATTACCAACTTCTTTCAGAGCTTAGATAGAAATGATCGAATACTTGAATGCATTGCTGACACTGTAAGTACAATACCGGCATTTGATGTCTCTTTATCAGGTTTTGATTTCTTTGATAGCAACAATACACTTTTCATTGACATAGAAGATAAGACCTCATTAGTAAGCTTATATAGCTCACTATGGTGCGAACTATACTTGAATTGGGTTCCCCTTAGCTTCTTTAAGAGCACCTACATACCTCATTTAACTATTGGTAGGACACTATCTAGTCGTCAGTTTATAGCATCTCAAAACGAATTCTATAGGCGTTCATATCGTAACAGTTTTAAAGCGAAGTCCCTTACCGTTTTAGGAAAAAATAGCCTTATGGCTAAATGGGACTGCATAGCAGATTTTCCCTTTAAACAATCACATATAAACTAA
- the dinB gene encoding DNA polymerase IV — protein sequence MSTDKTIMHMDLDTFFVSVERLLDSRLNGKPVLIGGVTDRGVVAACSYEARAFGIHSAMPMKKAKELCPEAIQIRGNSGTYSKYSEDVTSIIKETVPLYEKTSIDEFYADLTGLDKFHNSYQMATELRQRIKKDTGLPISFGLSKNKTVSKVATGVAKPDNLLKIEYGTEKPFLAPLSVSKIPMVGEKTQQTLFSLGVKKIKTIQEMPVELMEKVLGKNGVSIWKKANGIDNAQVVPYNERKSISTERTFDKDTIDVLKLKGILLAMAENLAFQLRRGLKLTACVTVKVRYSDFNTYTLQSRIPYTSADHVLIAKVMELFNKLYNKRLLVRLIGVRFSHLVEGGYQINLFEDAEEIISLYHAMDKIRDKFGDRKVMRAYGIGAKTISRFNPFTGEPPPLLANRRQ from the coding sequence ATGTCTACAGATAAAACCATAATGCACATGGATTTGGATACATTTTTTGTGTCTGTAGAGCGGTTATTGGATAGTCGTTTAAATGGAAAACCTGTGCTTATTGGTGGAGTAACCGATAGAGGTGTAGTAGCAGCCTGTAGCTATGAAGCCAGGGCCTTCGGAATACACTCAGCCATGCCTATGAAGAAGGCTAAGGAGCTTTGTCCCGAAGCGATTCAGATTCGTGGAAACTCAGGCACTTACTCCAAATACTCTGAAGATGTGACATCCATCATTAAAGAGACAGTACCGCTTTATGAAAAGACCTCAATTGATGAATTCTATGCTGATCTAACAGGTTTGGACAAGTTTCATAACAGTTATCAAATGGCGACAGAGTTACGCCAGCGCATTAAAAAAGATACTGGACTGCCCATATCCTTCGGCCTGTCAAAGAATAAAACAGTTTCAAAAGTAGCTACAGGTGTTGCTAAGCCCGATAACCTGCTGAAGATAGAGTATGGCACTGAAAAGCCTTTTCTGGCACCACTATCCGTGAGCAAAATTCCAATGGTGGGAGAGAAGACTCAACAGACGCTCTTTAGCCTTGGGGTAAAGAAGATTAAGACCATCCAGGAAATGCCTGTAGAACTGATGGAGAAAGTACTGGGTAAGAATGGTGTAAGCATTTGGAAGAAAGCTAATGGTATCGATAATGCACAGGTAGTTCCATACAATGAAAGGAAGTCAATTTCAACAGAAAGAACCTTTGACAAAGACACTATTGATGTACTTAAACTCAAAGGAATTCTTTTGGCCATGGCCGAAAACCTGGCTTTTCAACTAAGGAGAGGTCTTAAATTGACAGCCTGTGTCACAGTGAAAGTTAGGTATTCGGATTTCAATACCTATACACTTCAGTCCCGAATTCCATATACCTCAGCCGATCACGTATTGATTGCCAAAGTGATGGAACTCTTCAATAAGCTTTATAATAAGAGGTTGTTAGTCAGGCTAATAGGGGTGAGATTTAGTCATTTAGTTGAAGGTGGATATCAAATCAACTTATTTGAAGATGCAGAAGAAATCATCAGCCTCTATCATGCTATGGATAAGATCAGAGACAAGTTTGGCGACCGTAAAGTAATGCGTGCCTATGGCATAGGTGCTAAGACCATCAGCAGGTTTAATCCATTTACAGGAGAGCCGCCACCGTTGCTTGCTAATCGAAGACAGTGA
- a CDS encoding beta strand repeat-containing protein: protein MLGQDTDGDGVADTIDLDDDNDGILDLVENSNCDIALKTEDIVLFSENFGTGTSITSNSDVTNLTYDPTGNINQGDYAVASSLSPGLDKNATTNLTGDLDANIDQFGGPANGSTNGRYLAISLDQDNIDIYQKSISGLIINEDYRFRVDLVGPCGARDCEGVGFFRIEIRDNSSNVLASFSTSGLGLVHDDVWTRIALNFTASTTDIVIAIVSEQLAASGNFVGIDNIVVSSLTCTGSLADLDADGVINSLDLDSDNDGIPDNIEAQTTTGYIAPNADDLATYATNDGVNTAYLGGLIPVDTDGIGEADYLDLDSDTDGLFDINESGGGLADADNDGRTDGAVGSNGLDDTLDNGGVDDYSDINGSYDNTQTDNFTDADNDVGLGGNVDYRDTSIGPDSDMDGVADAVDLDDDNDGILDNIEDGNCDISIKEPADILFSEDFGTGATRATNAFVTIHAYEATMAINDGYYAVISSGQTGGLGLFNRTDQTGDLDANIDLNSGPGGGSTNGRYLVVNLTNSAPIEFYRQSITNLTPGNDYQLRLDFSGLCSGCADLPIFRLEIRNTSGTVLHSMTSSQIGIANDDVWRRGLIEFTATVQEVDIVMVNEQPGGSGNDLGIDNIVLNSLSCPAPLNDTDGDGIINSLDLDADNDGIPDNTEAQTTAGYISPNNDDLVSYITNNGVNTAYLGGLSPVNTDGTDNPDFLDTDADNDGLFDIDESGEGLTDANNDGATDGAVGANGLDNSVDNAMMDDYSDVNGQYDNTPSDNFTDTDSDASQSGGNVDFRDLVAGVDHDGDGIDDDTDLDDDNDGIPDFIEDGNCDITAKEEVEVLFSEDFGTGDTRTTNSNVQNHNYRATGSVPDGDYAVARSLNAGLAGYNRTELTGDRDANIDQFTGPAGGSTNGRYLIINMINQGNTEFYRQSITGLVIGDDYRFRLDMAGLCTKTSCPDIPIFRLEIQNTSGGVLHAVSSASLGIANDDVWRRAVLNFTATTNDIEIVIINDQPSGSGNDVGVDNIVFGRLLCPVNLNDSDGDGIYNSLDLDSDNDGIPDNIEAQTTIGYIAPSGVSSNITDANNNGLDDNYESGQGGTDLSPVNTDGTDEPDYLDLDSDNDNDFDIVESGLALTDANVDGRTDGTVGANGLDNAVDNGGIDDYSDVNGAFDDTQTDNFLDVDEDVLLIMGDVDYRETNNNVDTDRDGIEDSIDIDDDNDGILDTIEGNISPSVDTVVFQFTGADQTYTVADDVTSITAKIWGAGGRGDTEAGRGVGGAGGYTEFTISKASLLSNDLILTVGEGGNSSEGAVNYGNGGAGLVGTGTGNGRNYGSGGGMSAISYLSLSDPNSVDPQNLLAIAGGGGSVPSFTSSGDRGGVGGGTTGGNGTFSGNSNGEGGSQSSGGYSEGNPGAYLLGGNAVVDGAAGGGGYYGGGSGYLKITNEGLGGGGSGFVSGYGTGNTTPGNLQTPPNTGDPDYILGVGEGGNSGGTNGGNGLIVLLVTRNNPVDDDDDGIINSLDIDSDNDGIPDNVEAQTTTGYIAPSGVANSITDNNGNGLDDNYETAQGGTDIVPVNTDGTDDPDYLDPNSDNDDDTDARENGYSSSSISGFDTDGDGLDDAFEGSNLDDPNDVNDEIDTPSINLPDLDTDVNEVFGDVDYRDVLASPGGVTNDLLLWLRADEGGISWNDQSGQNVTVTEASSAITSASLLNFNANNSFPGSTHYDTNLSINAGIFSEISAISVFIPSIGTANSVWGETQSNSASYLYFEHSANELRVSDGNSLDLITTSNQGVPVLVSTIIKQSNSVNSTVYINGEATYDFLSSHSTTPNNLLDVGASGDGGNQFNGQIAEIIFYNANLSNGLELQKVESYLALKYGFTLSRDTDGDGNVGESGEGDYLASDGAIWWNASLNSVYTNNVAGIARDDASNFMQRQSKSINPDAIVTIGLDSETDGLENSNVSNPNYFTLDKSALVWAHDGANLNDGTAGLSEYDPNQVESRLNREWIARKTGTVGFVTIEFDVSNLLGPDNNIGTSDESQILLMLDDDGDFSSGATTVSQSFVETHTDGKVAFSVNLTSITDQVYFTLASGEPGALPITLMNFEAELSGDQVLIAWQTITETNNALFRLERSSDGLNFEILSLVDGSGTSELYNEYEFIDKSPIVGYNYYRLVNISNTGEEETSDVISVLYQVDSEYIIVPFPNPVKSGHWLNLDVPTNAQVGLIKLYDIKGTSIEFEYSAQAKSIKMASTFSGLAILTMVVDGKVHKHKIRVNR from the coding sequence GTGCTCGGTCAAGATACGGATGGTGATGGCGTAGCTGATACTATCGACTTGGATGATGATAACGATGGTATACTTGACCTAGTAGAAAACAGCAATTGTGATATTGCGCTGAAAACTGAAGATATTGTCCTTTTTAGTGAGAATTTTGGTACCGGAACATCAATAACTTCCAATTCTGATGTTACTAACCTGACTTACGATCCAACAGGTAATATAAATCAGGGTGACTATGCAGTGGCTTCATCTCTGTCTCCAGGCTTGGATAAGAATGCTACAACTAATTTAACCGGTGATCTTGATGCTAATATCGATCAGTTTGGTGGTCCCGCAAATGGCAGTACAAATGGTCGCTATTTGGCGATCAGTCTTGATCAAGACAATATTGATATTTATCAGAAGTCCATTTCTGGGCTTATTATCAACGAGGATTATAGGTTTAGAGTAGATTTGGTAGGCCCTTGTGGAGCCAGAGATTGTGAGGGTGTTGGCTTTTTTAGGATAGAAATTAGAGATAACTCTAGCAATGTGCTGGCTTCCTTTTCAACATCTGGATTAGGCCTGGTACATGATGATGTTTGGACAAGAATTGCACTCAATTTTACGGCTAGTACTACTGATATAGTCATTGCTATTGTCAGTGAGCAACTTGCAGCTTCTGGAAATTTCGTAGGAATTGATAACATTGTAGTCAGCAGCTTGACTTGTACTGGCAGCCTAGCCGATTTGGATGCTGATGGAGTCATCAACTCTTTAGATTTAGACTCAGATAATGACGGTATTCCAGATAATATCGAAGCACAAACTACCACGGGCTATATCGCGCCCAATGCAGATGACCTTGCCACTTATGCGACAAACGATGGTGTAAATACCGCTTATCTGGGAGGCTTGATACCAGTTGATACGGATGGAATAGGAGAAGCAGACTATCTCGACCTCGATTCCGATACTGATGGATTGTTCGATATTAATGAATCCGGAGGGGGGTTGGCCGATGCTGATAATGATGGTCGTACGGATGGTGCTGTTGGGAGCAATGGCCTTGATGATACCCTGGATAATGGTGGAGTAGATGACTACTCTGATATCAATGGATCTTATGACAATACCCAAACAGACAACTTCACAGATGCTGATAACGATGTTGGTCTGGGAGGTAATGTTGATTATAGGGATACCAGTATCGGACCGGATAGCGACATGGACGGAGTTGCCGATGCAGTGGACCTGGATGATGACAATGATGGTATTCTGGATAATATAGAGGATGGTAATTGTGATATATCTATCAAAGAACCAGCAGATATACTCTTTAGTGAGGATTTCGGTACAGGTGCCACTCGAGCGACAAACGCCTTTGTTACAATTCATGCTTATGAAGCAACTATGGCTATTAATGATGGCTATTATGCCGTTATTTCTTCGGGACAGACTGGTGGCCTGGGACTTTTCAACAGAACTGATCAGACAGGTGATTTGGATGCGAACATTGATTTAAATAGCGGGCCTGGAGGTGGTTCCACAAATGGGCGGTATCTCGTAGTCAATTTGACTAATTCAGCCCCGATTGAATTTTACAGGCAGTCTATCACAAATTTAACCCCAGGAAATGATTATCAATTGAGATTAGACTTCTCAGGCCTTTGTAGTGGCTGCGCTGACCTTCCGATATTCCGTTTAGAGATTCGAAATACCAGCGGCACGGTACTTCATTCTATGACATCCTCTCAAATAGGTATTGCCAATGATGATGTATGGAGACGAGGTTTGATTGAGTTTACTGCTACTGTCCAAGAGGTAGATATTGTAATGGTCAACGAACAACCTGGGGGCTCAGGGAATGATTTGGGGATTGACAATATTGTACTTAACAGTTTGTCATGCCCCGCTCCACTGAATGATACAGATGGAGATGGTATTATCAACTCACTAGACTTAGATGCCGATAACGATGGTATTCCTGATAATACCGAAGCCCAAACCACAGCTGGATATATATCTCCCAATAATGATGACTTGGTTTCTTATATCACTAACAACGGGGTGAACACCGCTTATTTAGGGGGCCTAAGCCCAGTGAACACGGATGGTACAGATAACCCCGACTTCCTAGACACAGACGCTGATAATGATGGATTATTTGATATTGACGAATCGGGAGAAGGGCTTACTGATGCAAATAATGATGGGGCCACAGATGGTGCAGTAGGGGCTAATGGCCTTGATAATAGTGTCGATAATGCTATGATGGATGACTATAGCGATGTTAATGGACAATATGATAATACGCCAAGTGACAATTTTACCGATACTGATTCAGATGCAAGTCAGTCCGGTGGGAATGTCGACTTTCGAGACCTTGTTGCCGGTGTCGATCATGACGGTGATGGAATTGACGATGATACTGATTTGGATGACGATAACGATGGCATTCCCGATTTTATCGAAGATGGTAATTGCGATATCACAGCAAAGGAGGAAGTAGAAGTCTTATTTAGTGAGGATTTTGGAACAGGAGACACACGTACAACAAATTCTAATGTCCAAAATCATAATTATAGGGCAACAGGCTCAGTCCCTGACGGAGATTATGCAGTAGCTCGCTCTTTAAATGCTGGTTTGGCCGGCTATAACAGGACAGAGTTGACGGGGGATAGGGATGCAAATATAGATCAGTTCACTGGACCAGCTGGTGGAAGCACAAATGGCAGGTATCTCATTATAAATATGATCAACCAAGGCAATACCGAATTTTATAGACAGTCAATCACAGGCCTTGTCATTGGAGACGATTATAGGTTTCGTCTGGATATGGCAGGTTTATGTACGAAAACCTCTTGCCCAGATATTCCGATTTTCAGACTTGAAATCCAGAATACTAGTGGTGGAGTATTGCATGCTGTTTCTTCCGCGAGCTTGGGAATAGCCAACGATGATGTCTGGAGGCGTGCTGTGCTCAACTTCACGGCCACTACAAATGACATTGAAATTGTTATTATTAACGATCAACCAAGTGGTTCTGGAAATGATGTTGGTGTAGATAATATTGTTTTCGGCCGTTTACTGTGTCCAGTTAATTTGAATGATTCAGATGGTGACGGCATCTATAACTCTCTGGATTTGGATTCAGACAATGATGGTATCCCTGATAACATAGAGGCACAAACTACGATAGGGTATATCGCTCCTAGCGGTGTGAGTTCGAACATCACTGATGCAAATAACAATGGATTGGATGATAATTATGAAAGTGGACAGGGTGGAACAGACCTAAGCCCAGTCAATACGGATGGTACTGATGAACCCGACTATTTGGACTTGGATTCGGATAATGATAACGACTTTGACATTGTAGAATCAGGCTTAGCATTGACTGATGCAAATGTAGATGGCCGAACAGATGGCACAGTTGGTGCCAATGGTCTGGACAATGCGGTTGACAATGGTGGAATAGATGATTACAGTGATGTGAACGGAGCATTTGATGATACACAGACTGATAATTTTTTAGATGTCGATGAAGACGTTCTCTTAATTATGGGGGATGTTGACTATAGAGAGACTAATAATAATGTAGACACTGATAGAGACGGTATTGAAGATTCAATTGACATTGATGATGACAATGATGGCATTCTAGATACAATCGAAGGGAACATAAGCCCTTCTGTTGATACTGTGGTATTCCAATTCACTGGCGCTGACCAGACATATACAGTAGCTGATGATGTTACATCTATTACAGCCAAAATTTGGGGAGCCGGAGGTAGGGGAGATACTGAAGCAGGCAGAGGAGTAGGAGGTGCAGGAGGGTATACTGAGTTTACGATTAGTAAGGCCAGTTTGCTCAGCAATGATTTAATACTGACCGTGGGGGAAGGCGGTAACTCGAGTGAAGGAGCCGTCAACTATGGTAATGGTGGTGCAGGTTTAGTAGGTACAGGGACTGGTAACGGCAGAAATTATGGTTCTGGTGGAGGCATGTCGGCCATTAGTTATTTGTCTTTGTCTGATCCTAATTCAGTAGACCCTCAAAACCTTCTGGCGATTGCTGGAGGAGGGGGGTCAGTACCTTCTTTCACGAGTTCTGGAGATAGAGGTGGTGTAGGAGGAGGAACAACAGGTGGCAATGGCACCTTCAGTGGTAATTCAAATGGTGAAGGAGGCTCTCAGAGTTCAGGTGGTTATTCAGAGGGAAACCCAGGTGCATACCTATTAGGAGGAAATGCGGTAGTTGATGGTGCTGCTGGAGGAGGAGGTTATTATGGTGGTGGCTCCGGCTACCTTAAAATTACAAATGAGGGTTTAGGAGGTGGTGGCTCCGGTTTTGTCTCAGGATATGGTACCGGAAATACTACCCCCGGCAACTTGCAAACCCCTCCAAATACTGGAGACCCCGACTATATATTAGGTGTAGGAGAGGGTGGAAACAGTGGAGGTACCAATGGCGGCAACGGTCTTATAGTGCTATTGGTTACGAGGAATAATCCAGTCGATGATGATGATGATGGAATTATCAACTCGCTAGATATAGATTCAGATAATGACGGAATTCCGGATAATGTAGAGGCCCAAACCACTACCGGCTATATCGCCCCAAGCGGTGTGGCAAACTCTATTACAGACAATAATGGCAATGGGCTGGATGATAATTATGAAACTGCTCAGGGAGGAACAGACATTGTTCCAGTAAATACAGATGGTACTGACGACCCTGATTATTTAGACCCTAACAGTGATAATGATGATGACACTGATGCTCGAGAAAATGGTTATTCGAGCTCATCAATAAGTGGTTTTGATACAGATGGAGACGGCCTAGACGATGCTTTTGAAGGTAGTAATCTTGACGACCCAAATGATGTCAATGACGAAATTGACACGCCATCAATCAATCTGCCTGATTTAGACACAGACGTGAATGAGGTATTTGGCGATGTTGATTATCGAGATGTTTTGGCAAGTCCTGGAGGAGTAACAAATGATCTTCTATTATGGTTGAGAGCAGATGAAGGTGGGATATCCTGGAATGACCAATCGGGACAAAATGTGACCGTAACTGAGGCGTCTAGCGCCATTACATCAGCTTCTCTGCTAAATTTCAATGCAAATAACAGTTTTCCTGGTTCGACTCACTATGATACAAATCTGAGCATCAATGCTGGAATCTTTAGTGAAATAAGTGCTATTTCAGTCTTTATTCCATCGATTGGAACAGCCAATTCCGTTTGGGGAGAAACCCAATCAAATAGTGCTAGCTATCTCTATTTTGAACATAGCGCGAATGAGTTAAGAGTGTCTGATGGAAACTCACTTGATTTGATTACCACTAGTAATCAAGGTGTTCCAGTATTGGTTTCTACTATTATTAAACAAAGTAACTCTGTTAATTCAACGGTATATATTAATGGTGAGGCCACTTATGATTTTTTATCCAGTCACTCGACAACTCCAAATAACTTACTGGATGTAGGTGCTTCAGGAGATGGTGGTAATCAATTCAATGGACAAATAGCTGAGATTATCTTCTATAACGCTAATTTAAGTAATGGTCTAGAACTTCAAAAAGTTGAAAGCTATTTAGCACTCAAATATGGCTTTACCCTTTCTAGAGATACCGATGGAGACGGAAATGTTGGCGAAAGTGGAGAAGGAGATTATTTGGCTTCAGATGGTGCCATTTGGTGGAATGCCTCCTTGAATAGTGTCTATACCAACAATGTAGCTGGCATTGCCAGAGATGATGCCTCCAACTTCATGCAGCGTCAATCCAAAAGCATCAACCCTGATGCTATCGTTACTATCGGTTTGGATAGTGAGACAGACGGATTGGAAAATAGCAATGTCAGCAATCCTAATTACTTTACCCTCGACAAGTCTGCATTAGTTTGGGCACATGACGGTGCCAATTTGAATGATGGTACTGCTGGCCTCTCGGAATACGATCCAAATCAGGTTGAAAGCAGGTTGAATAGAGAATGGATTGCTCGTAAAACAGGTACGGTAGGTTTTGTCACCATAGAGTTTGACGTCAGTAATCTCCTAGGGCCGGATAATAATATTGGCACAAGTGACGAAAGTCAGATTCTATTAATGCTTGATGATGACGGTGACTTCTCAAGCGGAGCAACTACTGTCAGTCAATCTTTTGTAGAAACACATACTGATGGTAAAGTGGCCTTCAGTGTAAACCTCACTTCTATCACCGACCAGGTATATTTTACACTAGCTTCAGGCGAACCAGGGGCACTGCCCATCACATTGATGAACTTTGAAGCAGAACTTTCTGGAGATCAGGTCCTAATCGCATGGCAAACCATTACAGAAACGAATAATGCCCTCTTCAGGCTCGAACGATCTTCCGATGGGCTAAACTTTGAAATCCTGAGCTTAGTAGATGGCTCGGGGACAAGCGAGCTTTATAATGAATATGAATTCATTGACAAGTCTCCGATTGTCGGTTATAACTATTACCGACTAGTCAATATTTCAAATACTGGGGAAGAAGAGACTTCTGATGTCATTTCGGTGCTTTATCAGGTAGACTCAGAGTACATAATAGTGCCCTTTCCAAATCCGGTCAAAAGTGGCCATTGGCTAAATCTAGATGTACCAACAAACGCACAGGTAGGCCTTATCAAACTCTATGATATCAAAGGAACTTCTATTGAATTTGAATACTCGGCTCAAGCTAAGAGCATAAAAATGGCATCGACATTTTCAGGATTAGCCATTCTCACCATGGTGGTAGATGGAAAGGTTCATAAACACAAAATAAGAGTAAACAGATGA